The Camelina sativa cultivar DH55 chromosome 14, Cs, whole genome shotgun sequence genome includes a window with the following:
- the LOC104743974 gene encoding chorismate synthase, chloroplastic-like has protein sequence MASSLTSKSILGSTKPGSSSLPSELRRLSSPAVQISIRSQPRKNFQIQATGSSYGTHFRVSTFGESHGGGVGCIIDGCPPRIPLSESDLQFDLDRRRPGQSRITTPRKETDTCRISSGVSEGLV, from the exons ATGGCGTCTTCTCTCACTTCCAAATCCATTCTCGGATCCACCAAACccggttcttcttctcttccctcGGAGCTCCGTCGTCTCTCTTCTCCCGCCGTTCAGATCTCAATCCGTTCCCAACCCAGGAAGAACTTCC AGATACAAGCTACTGGAAGCTCATATGGGACTCATTTTAGAGTTTCCACGTTTGGAGAATCACATGGAGGAGGAGTTGGTTGTATCATTGATGGATGTCCTCCTCGAATTCCTCTCTCTGAATCTGATTTGCAATTTGATCTTGATAGGAG gAGACCTGGTCAGAGCAGGATCACCACTCCTAGAAAAGAAACTGATACCTGCAGGATATCTTCTGGAGTCTCCGAAGGTCtagtttag
- the LOC104742430 gene encoding chorismate synthase, chloroplastic-like: MRVAFKPTSTIGKKQNTVTRDKVETEMIARGRHDPCVVPRAVPMVEAMVALVLVDQLMAQYAQCHLFPINPELQEPLHTEQPQNAAAL, from the exons ATGAGAGTAGCCTTCAAGCCAACATCAACAATTGGA AAGAAGCAAAATACTGTAACAAGAGACAAGGTAGAAACCGAAATGATTGCGCGTGGCCGTCATGATCCTTGTGTTGTTCCACGAG CTGTGCCAATGGTGGAAGCAATGGTGGCTTTAGTTCTTGTGGATCAGTTGATGGCACAATACGCACAATGCCATTTGTTTCCAATAAACCCAGAGTTACAGGAACCTCTCCACACAGAGCAGCCGCAGAATGCTGCTGCTTTGTAA
- the LOC109128732 gene encoding chorismate synthase, chloroplastic-like, with translation MTTGTPIHVFVPNTDQRGLDYSEMSVAYRPSHADATYDMKYGVRSVQGGGRSSARETIGRVAPGALAKKILKQFAGTEILAYVSQVHQVVLPEDLVDHENLTLEXVHFITKDFDIGFGFVAAVPMVEAMVALVLVDQLMAQYAQCHLFPINPELQEPLHTEQPQNAAAL, from the exons ATGACGACAGGAACACCTATCCATGTGTTTGTGCCAAACACAGATCAGAGAGGACTT GATTACAGTGAAATGTCGGTTGCCTATAGACCATCGCATGCTGATGCAACTTATGACATGAAGTATGGTGTCAGATCTGTGCAG GGTGGAGGGAGGTCTTCAGCTAGAGAGACCATTGGAAGAGTTGCTCCTGGAGCTTTGGCCAAGAAAATTTTGAAGCAATTCGCAGGAACTGAG ATTCTTGCCTATGTCTCCCAAGTCCACCAAGTTGTACTTCCAGAAGATTTGGTAGACCACGAGAATTTGACACTGGAANTAGTTCACTTTATTACTAAGGATTTTGATATTGGTTTCGGGTTCGTTGCAGCTGTGCCAATGGTGGAAGCAATGGTGGCTTTAGTTCTTGTGGATCAGTTGATGGCACAATACGCACAATGCCATTTGTTTCCAATAAACCCAGAGTTACAGGAACCTCTCCACACAGAGCAGCCGCAGAATGCTGCTGCTTTGTAA